The proteins below come from a single Vibrio cyclitrophicus genomic window:
- a CDS encoding Lpp/OprI family alanine-zipper lipoprotein: MNKTLIAAAASVFILAGCSSEPEEAAMSEMDQLTNQVAELSSEVEALKSDKAAAEMKAQEASAAAMAAKEEADRANDRIDNIAESYTK, from the coding sequence ATGAATAAGACGTTAATCGCAGCTGCAGCCTCAGTTTTCATTTTAGCTGGTTGTTCTTCTGAGCCAGAAGAAGCTGCAATGTCAGAAATGGATCAATTGACTAACCAAGTTGCTGAACTAAGCAGCGAAGTTGAAGCGCTTAAGAGTGACAAAGCTGCCGCTGAAATGAAGGCTCAAGAAGCATCTGCAGCCGCTATGGCAGCAAAAGAAGAAGCGGATCGTGCTAACGACCGTATCGACAACATTGCAGAGTCTTACACTAAGTAA
- a CDS encoding L,D-transpeptidase family protein, whose amino-acid sequence MSYCANTTPLHSMRTQIRKVALPLVRVTLLVAAMASSCVSAATFELPPAESRIVGRIQQHEVAAGETLANIAKQYDIGFLSLMAANKGVDPFLPAEGYVLSIPSRFILPDTPREGIVINLAELRLYFFEPDKNQVHVFPVGIGRVGRDTPEMITKISQKRPNPTWTPPNSIRKEYLEKGIELPRVVPAGPENPLGEYALRLAYGAGDYLIHGTNKDFGIGLRVSSGCIRMEPKDIEWLFEQVNRGEQVTIIDEPIKVSLEPDRSVFVEAHEPLTRSDGSKKALQIPVELKWWLEDADLPNSKAKAVIFAQNGVPVEIAPPHHL is encoded by the coding sequence ATGTCGTATTGCGCTAACACTACGCCTTTGCACTCTATGAGAACACAGATACGTAAGGTAGCTTTGCCTCTAGTGAGGGTCACCTTGCTTGTGGCGGCGATGGCTTCGTCGTGTGTGTCTGCGGCGACCTTTGAACTACCTCCGGCGGAAAGCCGCATCGTCGGCAGGATACAACAACACGAAGTGGCTGCTGGCGAAACGTTAGCCAACATTGCGAAACAATACGATATTGGCTTTCTCTCTTTAATGGCAGCAAACAAAGGGGTGGATCCTTTTCTTCCTGCAGAAGGCTACGTGTTAAGTATTCCTAGCCGTTTCATTTTGCCTGACACCCCAAGAGAAGGGATTGTCATCAATCTTGCTGAGTTAAGGTTGTACTTTTTTGAGCCGGATAAGAACCAGGTTCATGTTTTTCCTGTAGGCATTGGTCGAGTAGGGCGTGATACACCCGAGATGATCACCAAGATAAGTCAGAAAAGACCTAATCCAACTTGGACTCCTCCCAATTCAATTCGTAAAGAGTATTTAGAGAAAGGTATTGAGTTACCACGAGTGGTCCCTGCGGGTCCTGAGAATCCTCTAGGTGAGTATGCATTGCGACTTGCTTATGGTGCGGGTGATTATCTTATACACGGCACTAATAAAGATTTTGGTATAGGCTTGCGAGTCAGCTCCGGATGTATTCGCATGGAACCGAAAGATATCGAATGGCTTTTTGAACAGGTTAACCGCGGTGAGCAAGTCACAATCATCGATGAGCCGATCAAAGTCTCTTTAGAACCCGATAGAAGCGTGTTTGTTGAAGCGCATGAACCATTGACGCGAAGTGATGGTTCTAAGAAGGCGTTGCAGATTCCGGTTGAACTAAAATGGTGGCTTGAAGATGCTGATTTGCCAAATTCAAAGGCTAAAGCGGTTATTTTTGCTCAAAATGGTGTGCCGGTTGAGATAGCACCACCGCACCATTTGTGA
- the deoD gene encoding purine-nucleoside phosphorylase, translated as MATPHINAQAGDFAETVLMPGDPLRAKYIAETFLDDVKQVCDVRNMFGYTGTYKGKKVSVMGHGMGIPSCCIYVHELIAEYGVKNVIRVGSCGAVRDDVKLMDVVIGMGASTDSKVNRIRFNNHDFAAIADFGLLEEAVKQARSQEVPVKVGNVFSADLFYTPEADLFEKMEKLGILGVDMEAAGIYGVAADLGAKALTILTVSDHIIRGEKLSSEDRQKSFNDMMTVALETAINI; from the coding sequence ATGGCTACACCTCATATTAATGCTCAAGCTGGTGATTTCGCAGAAACAGTACTTATGCCGGGCGACCCGCTTCGCGCAAAATACATTGCGGAAACATTCCTTGATGACGTGAAGCAAGTTTGTGACGTTCGCAACATGTTTGGTTACACAGGCACTTACAAAGGCAAGAAAGTTTCTGTAATGGGCCACGGTATGGGTATCCCATCATGCTGCATCTACGTACATGAGCTTATCGCTGAGTACGGTGTGAAAAACGTTATTCGTGTAGGTAGCTGTGGCGCGGTACGTGACGACGTTAAACTAATGGACGTTGTTATCGGTATGGGTGCTTCAACTGACTCAAAAGTAAACCGTATTCGTTTCAACAACCACGACTTCGCTGCTATCGCTGATTTCGGTCTGCTAGAAGAAGCAGTAAAACAAGCGCGTTCACAAGAAGTTCCAGTTAAAGTTGGTAACGTATTCTCTGCTGACCTTTTCTACACTCCAGAAGCTGACCTTTTCGAAAAAATGGAAAAACTAGGCATCCTTGGTGTTGATATGGAAGCGGCTGGTATCTACGGTGTTGCTGCAGACTTAGGAGCTAAAGCCCTAACAATTCTTACAGTATCTGATCACATCATCCGTGGTGAGAAACTAAGTTCAGAAGATCGTCAAAAATCATTCAACGACATGATGACCGTTGCTCTTGAAACAGCAATCAACATCTAA